The Thamnophis elegans isolate rThaEle1 chromosome Z, rThaEle1.pri, whole genome shotgun sequence genome contains a region encoding:
- the LOC116522711 gene encoding interleukin-8-like yields the protein MDFKAATAFLALLLVSATLTEGASLSRVGLELRCQCIETYSNPSLRGHIASVNLIKSGPHCSSIQVIATLKDGRQVCLDPTALWVKRVITNLLEKAKNNAETQS from the exons ATGGACTTCAAGGCTGCGACTGCATTTTTGGCTCTTCTCTTGGTCTCTGCAACACTGACAGAAG gAGCTTCTTTGTCCCGGGTAGGTCTTGAACTTCGGTGTCAATGTATAGAAACCTATTCTAATCCCAGCCTCCGTGGACACATTGCAAGTGTCAACTTGATCAAAAGTGGGCCACATTGTAGTAGCATTCAGGTCAT TGCAACTCTTAAGGATGGCAGACAAGTGTGCTTGGACCCCACTGCACTCTGGGTGAAAAGAGTCATCACAAATCTTCTGGAAAA GGCTAAGAATAATGCGGAGACACAATCATAA